The DNA window TCATATTCCTCCGATACGCCTCCGCCAACCGGCCGTAACTCTTcttgacctcctccaccttctcgaCATATCtcgcctgctcctccttgtcTTCAATGGCAGCTAGTAACTCCGCAAAACTCAGTGCAACAAGCCGCTTACTACGCAGCTTGTACTGCGGCCGCACCTGGGGCGCCGACCCATCCAGACTCGCCTGTCCAGCGACCTCGCCCTGCCGGATATTAAAGACATCATTGAAAATATCCAAATCCCCATGACACTCAAACACATAATGAGTCTCCTCGTAGGTATACATGTAGACAAAATTATCGAACCCAGACCAGAGAATAGCCGACAGACACAACGAGCACGGTTCATGCGTCGTCAGAAACAGACACTCCTTCACGTCGGGCCTCTGGTCCGCGGGTATCTCGAAAAATTGCTTCAATGTCCAGGTTTCGCCGTGCCATAAGGGTGAGCCGCGTTCTTGGTTGGTGTCTGCGTAGACCACGCTGAGGTCGGATTTGAGGAGGATTGCTGCGCCAAAGAGTTTGGAGCCGCCGGCCACGGCCGCGGCCGAGAGGGGGTGGATGTCTTTCTCGATGCAGGTGCATAGGTTGTCCAGCAATTTGCTTGGGGGATGGAGGGTTAGGGGATTGGTCATTTTGCCGGTGTTTTCTCTGGCGATGTTATCTCGATTTTGGATGCCTTGGTGTGACTGTCCAACTTCACGCGATTGTAGCAAGGGATATGTGATCAAATTTTCCGATGAAGTGAATATGATTCTAATAGTAAAATCTTCCTTCATATATCATGTTGCCTCAGTTTTGTGACTATTTTTTATTATTTATATTGTTTCTGATCTCTTATCGTCGGGGCCCGCCGACCGCCGGATCACCGACACAACGCGGGGAGTTTTGTTCGAGCTGTGGAATTGATACAGATACAGCGCTGGTCACTAGATTAAGGTGATCCTGTGCGGAGCCAAGATCGAACACAGATCGAGCGATTCTCTCAAGCGTCAAATACGGGTACAGCAACTACACCGTCAACCCCGGCAACCCCGGCAACACAGAAACCTGCAGTCCTGTGAGAATCCAGAGCTCGGAGATGGACTATCTAAATTGCCGATTGTTTTGTGTTAGTCAGCTTGCCCCCCATAAATTGCCAGATACGGGCTGTACTATAAATTCTAAAAAGGCCTTATAGGTCTTAATATTTAGAGGGTTTTTAGCTTAGGGATAGAGCGAAATAAACCTAAAATAAATAGTTAATTAATTAAGTTAATATCACTCTAGAAACTATGCTAATAGTACTAACTTATTAAAAATATTAAGTATTCTACAGGACGGCAAGCAGGGCGCCAGAAACCGCTCTCATTGCACCC is part of the Penicillium psychrofluorescens genome assembly, chromosome: 4 genome and encodes:
- a CDS encoding uncharacterized protein (ID:PFLUO_006339-T1.cds;~source:funannotate); its protein translation is MTNPLTLHPPSKLLDNLCTCIEKDIHPLSAAAVAGGSKLFGAAILLKSDLSVVYADTNQERGSPLWHGETWTLKQFFEIPADQRPDVKECLFLTTHEPCSLCLSAILWSGFDNFVYMYTYEETHYVFECHGDLDIFNDVFNIRQGEVAGQASLDGSAPQVRPQYKLRSKRLVALSFAELLAAIEDKEEQARYVEKVEEVKKSYGRLAEAYRRNMNME